From the genome of Bacteroides sp. MSB163, one region includes:
- a CDS encoding carbon-nitrogen hydrolase, with product MRKIKVGIIQQANTADLRTNLMNLAKSIEACAAHGAQLVVLQELHNSLYFCQTENTQLFDLAETIPGPSTGFYSELAAANKIVLVTSLFEKRAPGLYHNTAVVFDRDGSIAGKYRKMHIPDDPAYYEKFYFTPGDIGFEPIQTSLGKLGVLVCWDQWYPEAARLMALKGAELLIYPTAIGWESSDADDEKARQLNAWIISQRAHAVANGLPVISVNRVGHEPDPSMQTNGIQFWGNSFVAGPQGEFLAQAGNDRPENIVVEIDMERSENVRRWWPFLRDRRIDEYGGLTKRFLD from the coding sequence ATGAGAAAAATAAAAGTCGGAATTATTCAGCAAGCCAATACAGCAGATCTTCGTACGAACCTGATGAACCTGGCTAAAAGCATAGAAGCCTGTGCTGCACATGGTGCGCAATTGGTTGTATTACAGGAGCTACACAACTCCCTGTATTTCTGTCAGACTGAAAACACGCAACTGTTTGATCTGGCGGAAACCATTCCCGGCCCTTCCACCGGATTTTATTCCGAACTGGCCGCTGCCAATAAAATCGTATTGGTAACCTCCCTGTTTGAGAAACGTGCCCCGGGACTCTATCATAACACCGCCGTTGTTTTTGATCGTGACGGAAGCATTGCCGGAAAATATCGCAAGATGCATATCCCCGACGATCCGGCCTATTATGAAAAGTTCTACTTCACCCCCGGAGATATAGGTTTCGAACCTATCCAAACTTCTCTCGGAAAGCTGGGTGTACTTGTTTGCTGGGATCAGTGGTACCCTGAAGCTGCCCGCCTGATGGCATTGAAAGGTGCCGAATTATTAATCTATCCCACCGCCATCGGTTGGGAAAGCAGTGACGCCGATGATGAAAAGGCACGCCAGCTCAACGCTTGGATTATCTCCCAGCGTGCCCATGCCGTAGCTAACGGACTTCCTGTTATCTCCGTTAACCGTGTCGGTCACGAACCCGATCCGTCCATGCAGACAAATGGCATCCAATTCTGGGGAAATAGTTTTGTAGCAGGTCCGCAAGGAGAATTCCTTGCACAAGCCGGAAACGACCGTCCGGAAAATATAGTAGTGGAAATAGATATGGAACGCTCGGAAAATGTACGCCGTTGGTGGCCTTTCCTACGCGATCGCCGTATCGATGAATACGGTGGATTGACGAAACGTTTCCTCGATTAA
- a CDS encoding diacylglycerol/lipid kinase family protein: MDEEKKKISFIINPKSGTQSKEQILHLLDEKLDKAKYAQEVIYTEYAGHAVEIAAQKAKENVHAVVAIGGDGTINEIARSLVHTKTALGIIPCGSGNGLARHLQISMEPKKAIEIINEGIIDVIDYGKINEVPFFCTCGVGFDAFVSLKFAKAGRRGPLTYLEKTLLESLKYQPETYELETEDGTLKYKAFLIACGNASQYGNNAYIAPQAMLTDGLLDVTILEPFTVLDVPSLSFQLFNKTIDQNSRIKTFRCQTLRIHRTKPGVVHFDGDPMMMGENIDVKVIKEGLQVIIPRYAEKDSSNVLQRAQDYINGLKQINEEIVHKNKMILDKSKEQIKKLTKI; the protein is encoded by the coding sequence ATGGACGAAGAAAAAAAGAAAATATCATTCATTATAAATCCGAAATCCGGCACGCAGAGCAAAGAGCAAATCCTCCATCTGCTCGATGAAAAGCTGGATAAGGCAAAGTATGCCCAGGAGGTAATCTATACCGAATATGCCGGACATGCTGTTGAAATTGCTGCACAAAAAGCAAAGGAGAATGTGCATGCTGTAGTGGCTATTGGCGGTGACGGTACGATCAACGAAATAGCCCGTTCGCTGGTGCATACAAAAACTGCATTGGGCATCATTCCGTGTGGTTCGGGAAACGGACTCGCACGCCACCTGCAAATTTCAATGGAGCCCAAAAAGGCGATAGAAATCATCAACGAAGGAATTATAGACGTCATTGATTACGGAAAAATCAATGAGGTGCCTTTCTTCTGTACCTGCGGTGTGGGTTTTGATGCTTTTGTCAGCCTGAAGTTTGCAAAGGCAGGCAGGAGAGGGCCTCTTACTTATTTAGAAAAGACTCTGCTGGAGAGCTTGAAGTATCAACCTGAAACTTACGAACTGGAAACGGAAGACGGTACCTTAAAGTATAAAGCTTTCCTGATAGCCTGCGGCAACGCTTCGCAATACGGAAACAATGCGTACATAGCTCCACAGGCCATGCTGACGGACGGATTACTGGACGTGACCATCCTTGAGCCTTTCACGGTGCTGGATGTGCCCTCCCTTTCTTTCCAACTGTTTAATAAGACTATAGACCAAAATAGCCGCATCAAAACTTTCCGTTGCCAGACGCTGCGCATCCACCGTACCAAACCGGGGGTAGTGCACTTTGACGGAGACCCAATGATGATGGGGGAAAACATCGATGTGAAGGTAATCAAAGAAGGATTGCAGGTAATCATCCCCCGGTATGCCGAAAAAGACTCTTCGAATGTATTGCAACGGGCCCAGGATTATATAAATGGTCTGAAGCAGATCAATGAGGAGATTGTGCATAAGAATAAGATGATATTGGATAAGAGTAAAGAGCAGATTAAGAAGTTAACGAAAATCTGA
- a CDS encoding GtrA family protein has translation MRESRRIFRFAIIGTLNALIIAAVIWLMMDELDIDYMLSNITAYVIAQTHNFIWCKHWIFPLDDKEKKSSTWRQVLLFSIAFGMAYLAQFLFLVVLVEVLNCDEYLAQFLGLFIYGGVNFIMNRRITFR, from the coding sequence GTGAGAGAGTCGAGACGCATCTTCCGTTTTGCAATAATCGGTACGCTGAATGCCCTGATTATAGCAGCAGTCATCTGGCTGATGATGGATGAACTGGACATTGACTATATGCTCTCTAACATAACTGCTTACGTCATTGCACAGACTCATAATTTTATCTGGTGCAAGCACTGGATATTCCCTTTGGATGATAAAGAAAAGAAGAGCAGCACCTGGAGGCAGGTGTTGCTCTTTTCTATCGCTTTCGGAATGGCGTATCTGGCGCAATTCCTATTCTTGGTAGTGTTGGTCGAGGTACTGAATTGTGATGAATACCTGGCTCAGTTCCTAGGACTATTTATCTACGGAGGCGTGAATTTTATAATGAACAGGAGAATCACATTCCGTTAA
- a CDS encoding acyltransferase — MSNTPSAAFSDTKAHYDLLDGLRGVAALMVIWYHIFEGYAFASDTMITTFNHGYLAVDFFFILSGFVIGYAYDDRWGKSLTMKDFFKRRLIRLHPMVIMGAVLGAITFCIQGSVQWDGTHIGISMIMLSLICTIFFIPAMPGVGYEVRGNGEMFPLNGPCWSLFFEYIGNVLYALLIRRLSNKALTALVVLLGVALVLFAVFDVSGYGNIGVGWTLDGVNFGGGLLRMLFPFSAGMLMSRNFRPMKVKGAFWICAIALVALFSVPYLEGAEPICANGVYEAFCIIVAFPALVWIGASGTTTDKKSTQICKFLGDISYPVYVIHYPFMYLFYAWLIKNQLFTLGETWQVALCVYALNVVLAYLCLKLYDEPIRKYLAKRFLKKK, encoded by the coding sequence ATGTCTAATACCCCCTCAGCAGCATTTTCAGATACCAAGGCGCATTACGATCTTCTGGACGGACTTCGTGGTGTAGCGGCTCTTATGGTAATATGGTATCATATATTCGAAGGCTATGCTTTTGCAAGCGATACTATGATTACAACGTTCAATCATGGATATTTGGCCGTGGATTTTTTCTTTATCCTTTCAGGTTTCGTTATCGGCTATGCCTATGACGACCGTTGGGGTAAGAGTCTCACAATGAAAGATTTCTTTAAGCGTCGTTTGATACGTCTTCATCCTATGGTGATAATGGGGGCTGTTCTGGGTGCTATTACATTCTGTATTCAGGGTTCCGTGCAATGGGATGGAACACATATCGGCATCTCCATGATAATGCTGTCTCTGATCTGCACGATATTCTTTATTCCCGCAATGCCGGGCGTAGGTTATGAAGTTCGTGGCAACGGTGAGATGTTTCCGTTGAACGGGCCTTGCTGGTCGTTGTTCTTCGAGTATATAGGTAATGTTCTTTATGCCTTGTTAATCCGTCGCTTATCCAATAAGGCACTGACTGCGCTCGTTGTATTGTTGGGAGTGGCATTGGTGCTATTCGCAGTTTTCGATGTTTCCGGTTATGGAAATATAGGTGTAGGCTGGACGTTGGACGGTGTAAACTTTGGCGGCGGGCTGTTGAGGATGCTGTTCCCGTTTTCCGCGGGTATGCTTATGTCGCGTAACTTCAGGCCTATGAAAGTGAAAGGCGCGTTCTGGATATGCGCCATCGCATTGGTCGCTCTGTTCTCGGTGCCCTATCTGGAAGGTGCGGAGCCGATCTGCGCGAATGGTGTTTATGAAGCGTTTTGTATTATCGTGGCTTTCCCCGCCCTTGTATGGATAGGAGCGTCAGGAACTACGACGGATAAAAAGTCAACTCAGATATGTAAGTTCCTGGGAGATATTTCTTATCCGGTTTATGTGATACATTATCCGTTCATGTATCTGTTCTATGCATGGCTGATTAAAAATCAACTCTTTACTTTGGGAGAGACCTGGCAGGTTGCTTTATGCGTTTATGCCTTGAATGTAGTGTTGGCTTACCTGTGCTTGAAGCTGTATGATGAGCCTATACGAAAATATTTGGCAAAACGGTTTTTAAAGAAGAAGTGA
- a CDS encoding DUF262 domain-containing protein, with translation MRDATKINDYFYGAKTLFIIPLYQRKYAWQQKHCLRLFEDLKKIHRDHLHSHFFWKYCFNKSKRDRR, from the coding sequence ATGAGAGACGCAACAAAAATAAACGATTACTTCTATGGCGCAAAGACATTATTTATTATTCCTTTGTACCAGAGGAAATATGCATGGCAACAAAAACACTGCTTGCGACTTTTTGAAGACTTAAAAAAAATTCATCGAGATCATTTGCATAGCCATTTTTTTTGGAAGTATTGTTTCAACAAAAGCAAGCGAGACAGAAGATAA
- a CDS encoding agmatine deiminase family protein — protein MINMSDKFNAVLPAEWAPQSGIQLTWPHAGTDWAHMLAEVQACFAAIAREIAQRELLLIVTPEPEEVKKQISATVNMQNVRFMECETNDTWARDHGAITMLDAEGVLILDFMFNGWGLKFASDKDNLITRQAVEAGFLNGRYVNRLGFVLEGGSIESDGLGTLLTTSECLLSPNRNGQMSRDEIEEYLCSVFHLKQVLWLDHGYLAGDDTDSHVDTLARLCSPDTIAYVQCTDTQDEHYEALHQMEEQLKTFRTLNGNPYRLLALPMVNKIEEEGERLPATYANFLIMNDAVLYPTYRQPENDQRAKEMLQVAFPHHEIVSVDCCALIKQHGSLHCVTMQYPVGVM, from the coding sequence ATGATAAATATGAGTGATAAGTTCAATGCTGTTTTACCTGCCGAATGGGCGCCGCAAAGCGGAATACAGCTGACTTGGCCCCATGCCGGAACTGACTGGGCACATATGCTTGCGGAAGTACAAGCCTGCTTTGCCGCTATCGCACGCGAAATAGCCCAACGGGAATTGCTTCTGATTGTAACTCCCGAACCGGAGGAGGTCAAAAAGCAGATTTCAGCTACCGTCAATATGCAGAATGTCCGTTTCATGGAGTGTGAAACGAATGATACCTGGGCGCGTGATCATGGCGCAATTACCATGCTGGATGCAGAAGGTGTTTTGATTCTTGATTTCATGTTTAATGGCTGGGGGCTGAAATTCGCTTCAGATAAAGATAACCTGATTACCCGTCAGGCTGTGGAAGCCGGTTTCCTGAATGGGCGGTATGTTAATCGTCTGGGCTTTGTCTTGGAAGGTGGTTCCATTGAGAGCGACGGTTTGGGAACATTGCTCACCACGTCCGAGTGTTTGCTTTCTCCCAATCGTAACGGACAGATGAGCCGCGATGAAATCGAAGAATATCTCTGTTCTGTATTTCATCTGAAACAGGTACTTTGGCTCGATCATGGGTATTTGGCAGGAGATGATACGGACAGTCATGTCGATACGCTCGCTCGTCTTTGCTCACCGGATACTATTGCCTATGTGCAATGCACCGATACGCAGGATGAACATTACGAAGCTCTACATCAAATGGAAGAGCAACTGAAAACCTTCCGTACTTTGAATGGAAACCCCTATCGTCTGTTGGCATTACCTATGGTAAACAAGATTGAGGAAGAGGGCGAACGCCTCCCCGCAACGTATGCCAATTTCTTGATAATGAATGATGCGGTGCTTTATCCTACTTATCGTCAGCCGGAGAATGACCAACGTGCTAAAGAAATGCTTCAAGTAGCTTTCCCGCATCACGAGATAGTGAGCGTGGATTGCTGTGCATTGATAAAGCAGCATGGATCGTTGCATTGCGTGACGATGCAATATCCAGTGGGAGTGATGTAA
- the spt gene encoding serine palmitoyltransferase has product MGLLQDKLAKYDLPQQYMAMGVYPYFRTIDSHQDTEVLMDGKKVLMFGSNAYTGLTYDKRIIEAAKAATDKYGTGCAGSRLLNGTLDIHVELEKELAEFVGKDDALCFSTGFTVNEGVIPQLTGRNDYIICDDRVHASIVDGRRLSFSTQLKYKHNDMADLEKELQKCEPDAIKLIVVDSVFSMEGDLANLPEIVHLKKKYNASIMVDEAHGLGVFGKQGRGVCDHFGVTDDIDLIMGTFSKSLASIGGFVAGDASVINWLRHNARSYIFQASNTPAATAAAREALHIIMNEPERQQRLWDITNYALKKFRDAGFEIGETESPIIPLYVRDAEKTFIVTKMAFDEGIFINPVIPPACAPQDTLVRVALMATHTKEQVDYAVEKLTKCFRELGVIE; this is encoded by the coding sequence ATGGGATTACTACAAGACAAATTGGCGAAATACGACCTGCCACAGCAATATATGGCAATGGGCGTATACCCCTATTTCCGCACAATTGACAGCCATCAGGATACTGAGGTGTTGATGGATGGTAAAAAAGTCCTGATGTTCGGTTCGAATGCTTATACAGGACTGACTTACGATAAAAGAATAATAGAAGCCGCAAAAGCTGCCACAGATAAATACGGTACAGGTTGTGCAGGTTCCCGTTTATTAAATGGAACTCTTGATATACATGTAGAGTTGGAAAAAGAACTGGCTGAGTTTGTCGGAAAGGACGATGCACTCTGTTTTTCCACCGGATTTACTGTAAATGAAGGTGTCATTCCGCAATTGACGGGACGTAACGATTACATTATCTGTGACGATCGCGTGCACGCTTCCATCGTAGATGGTCGCCGCCTCTCCTTCTCAACTCAATTGAAGTACAAACATAATGATATGGCCGATCTGGAAAAAGAACTCCAGAAATGCGAGCCGGATGCTATCAAACTGATTGTGGTGGATAGTGTTTTCTCTATGGAAGGCGACCTTGCCAACCTCCCCGAAATTGTACATTTGAAGAAAAAATACAATGCCAGCATCATGGTGGACGAAGCACACGGATTGGGTGTATTCGGAAAACAGGGACGCGGTGTTTGCGATCATTTCGGTGTGACGGATGATATCGACCTGATTATGGGTACGTTCAGCAAGTCACTGGCTTCTATCGGTGGTTTCGTTGCCGGAGATGCTTCGGTAATCAACTGGTTGCGTCACAATGCCCGTTCTTATATATTCCAGGCAAGTAACACGCCTGCTGCTACGGCGGCTGCCCGTGAAGCTCTTCACATCATTATGAATGAACCGGAACGTCAGCAACGTTTGTGGGACATCACCAACTATGCATTGAAGAAATTCCGTGATGCCGGTTTCGAAATCGGTGAAACTGAATCTCCTATCATTCCATTGTATGTGCGTGATGCGGAAAAGACATTTATCGTAACTAAGATGGCGTTTGATGAAGGCATCTTCATTAATCCGGTTATTCCGCCTGCTTGTGCACCGCAAGATACGCTGGTACGCGTAGCATTGATGGCTACTCACACCAAAGAGCAGGTAGACTATGCTGTTGAGAAGTTGACGAAATGTTTCCGTGAACTCGGAGTGATTGAATAA
- a CDS encoding aminodeoxychorismate synthase component I, producing the protein MKLYSKQEAIARMNRLAGSSKSFIFLIDYSQEQVYVEETAEVSPEELIYNLNGFTNETVVGLTEELLPESLPEQIEWISHPVSFQEYSRAFEHVKKNILAGNSFLTNLTCRTPVQTNLTLKDIYCNSRALYKVWVKNRFVVFSPEIFVRIKKGIISSYPMKGTIDATLPDAVQTLMNDGKEAAEHATIVDLIRNDLSIVASHVRVERYRYIDVLQTNRGPILQTSSEICGELPEDYKRQLGDILFSMLPAGSITGAPKKKTMQIIREAEGYERGFYTGITGYFDGDNMDSAVMIRFVEQEADGMYFKSGGGITFKSDARSEYEEMKQKIYVPIY; encoded by the coding sequence ATGAAACTATATAGTAAGCAGGAAGCAATCGCACGCATGAATAGGCTGGCAGGCTCTTCAAAGTCGTTTATCTTTCTGATTGATTATTCGCAGGAACAGGTTTATGTGGAAGAGACGGCAGAGGTCTCACCGGAGGAGTTGATATATAACCTGAATGGATTTACGAATGAAACGGTTGTCGGTTTAACGGAAGAATTGCTTCCGGAGAGTTTGCCGGAACAGATAGAATGGATCTCCCACCCTGTTTCTTTCCAGGAATACAGTCGTGCTTTCGAACATGTGAAAAAGAATATTCTTGCCGGAAACAGCTTTCTTACGAATTTAACTTGCCGGACTCCGGTACAAACCAATCTGACTTTAAAGGATATATATTGTAACTCCCGTGCTTTATATAAAGTATGGGTAAAGAATCGTTTTGTAGTTTTCTCTCCCGAGATTTTTGTTCGGATAAAGAAAGGTATTATCAGCTCTTATCCCATGAAAGGTACGATAGACGCTACCCTGCCCGATGCCGTACAAACCTTGATGAACGACGGGAAAGAAGCGGCGGAACATGCTACGATTGTGGATCTGATCAGGAATGATCTGAGTATTGTGGCATCTCATGTCCGGGTGGAGCGTTATCGCTATATAGATGTGTTGCAGACAAATCGGGGACCGATATTGCAGACCAGTTCGGAGATATGCGGTGAACTTCCAGAAGATTACAAACGGCAGTTAGGTGATATTCTTTTCAGTATGTTGCCTGCCGGTTCTATTACCGGTGCACCCAAAAAGAAGACGATGCAGATTATTCGTGAAGCTGAAGGATATGAACGGGGATTCTATACGGGAATAACCGGATATTTCGATGGAGACAATATGGATAGTGCCGTGATGATACGTTTTGTGGAGCAAGAGGCGGACGGAATGTATTTTAAAAGCGGTGGTGGCATTACTTTCAAGAGTGACGCCCGCAGTGAATATGAAGAAATGAAACAGAAAATATATGTGCCGATTTATTGA
- a CDS encoding aminotransferase class IV family protein, whose product MCRFIETIQVRDGKLQNLAHHNRRMNETRQAVFGMADQLDILDYTGDCPESGFYKCRVVYGREVCEVAFSAYTMRTVRSLRLVGSDTIDYRYKSTDRKELEVLYALRGNQDDVLIIRNNLLTDTSIANVALEKEGVWYTPRTPLLKGTKRALLLEQGVLTECDIPSDEISSYSHIALFNAMIDFQSLVLEINRDTVIRT is encoded by the coding sequence ATGTGCCGATTTATTGAAACGATACAAGTACGTGACGGTAAGTTGCAGAACCTTGCCCATCACAACCGTAGGATGAATGAGACGAGACAGGCGGTTTTCGGAATGGCGGATCAACTGGATATTCTGGATTATACAGGGGATTGCCCTGAAAGCGGTTTTTATAAATGCCGGGTAGTTTATGGCAGAGAAGTATGTGAAGTGGCATTTTCCGCTTATACAATGAGAACTGTACGTTCACTCCGGTTGGTCGGTTCGGATACGATTGATTATCGCTACAAAAGTACGGACCGGAAGGAACTGGAAGTATTGTATGCCCTGCGTGGCAATCAGGATGATGTATTGATTATCAGAAATAATCTTTTGACGGATACTTCCATTGCTAATGTGGCGTTAGAAAAAGAGGGAGTCTGGTATACACCGAGGACTCCCCTATTGAAAGGCACAAAACGTGCGTTGCTGTTGGAACAGGGGGTACTGACGGAATGTGATATTCCGTCAGATGAGATTTCTTCCTATTCACACATCGCTTTATTTAATGCGATGATTGATTTTCAGTCTCTGGTTCTGGAGATTAACCGGGATACGGTTATTCGTACTTGA
- a CDS encoding ABC transporter ATP-binding protein, whose product MLQIDNACIAFGADTLFSGFCLQLHEGEIACISGQSGRGKTSLLNAVLGFVPLKAGSITLNGILLEKGTIDQIRRQVAWIPQELALPSEWVKEMVQLPFNLKANRNTPFSLDKLFACFDELGLEEELYDKRVNEISGGQRQRIMIAVATLMQKPLLIVDEPTSALDSDSTDKVLAFFRKRMREGSAILAVSHDQGFAQGCNQMITL is encoded by the coding sequence ATACTTCAGATAGACAACGCATGCATCGCTTTCGGAGCAGATACACTTTTTTCCGGTTTTTGCTTACAACTGCACGAAGGGGAAATCGCCTGTATTTCCGGACAATCGGGGCGGGGAAAAACCTCCTTGCTGAATGCAGTTTTAGGATTTGTACCTCTCAAAGCAGGGAGCATCACCCTCAACGGCATTTTACTGGAAAAAGGAACTATCGACCAAATTCGCAGGCAAGTGGCATGGATACCGCAAGAACTGGCACTTCCATCGGAATGGGTGAAGGAAATGGTGCAACTCCCTTTCAATCTGAAAGCTAACCGGAATACCCCCTTTTCACTGGACAAACTATTTGCCTGCTTCGATGAATTGGGGCTGGAAGAGGAATTGTACGATAAACGTGTAAATGAAATCTCCGGAGGACAACGGCAACGTATCATGATTGCCGTAGCCACCCTGATGCAAAAGCCGCTACTGATTGTGGATGAACCGACTTCCGCACTAGATTCGGACTCTACGGATAAAGTACTTGCTTTCTTCCGGAAACGGATGAGGGAGGGAAGTGCCATCCTCGCCGTCTCTCACGACCAGGGATTTGCGCAAGGATGCAACCAGATGATAACATTGTAA
- a CDS encoding ferredoxin domain-containing protein — MIQNERASRHEHVLDVARQMMTAARTAPKGKGVDIIEIAMVTGDDLKVLSDKMVAMVEEHGMKFFLRDAANILQAECVIIIGTREQAQGLNCGHCGYPTCAGRPEGVPCAVNSVDVGIAIGSACATAADLRVDTRVMFSAGLAAQQLEWLPGCRSVYAIPVSASTKNPFFDRKPKEEKKE; from the coding sequence ATGATACAGAACGAACGTGCAAGCCGCCACGAACATGTGTTGGACGTGGCAAGGCAGATGATGACTGCTGCCCGTACCGCTCCGAAGGGAAAAGGTGTAGATATAATTGAAATAGCTATGGTCACCGGAGACGATTTAAAAGTATTGTCGGACAAGATGGTTGCTATGGTGGAAGAACACGGAATGAAGTTCTTTTTGCGGGATGCCGCCAACATTTTGCAGGCTGAATGTGTAATTATAATAGGTACGCGCGAGCAGGCGCAAGGATTGAACTGCGGCCATTGTGGTTATCCCACTTGTGCGGGACGCCCTGAAGGTGTGCCTTGTGCCGTGAATTCGGTTGATGTAGGTATAGCTATCGGTTCGGCTTGCGCCACGGCGGCCGATTTGCGTGTGGATACCCGTGTGATGTTCTCTGCCGGACTTGCTGCGCAGCAATTGGAGTGGTTGCCGGGATGCAGATCCGTGTATGCTATTCCGGTCAGTGCTTCGACCAAGAATCCGTTCTTTGACCGCAAGCCGAAAGAAGAAAAGAAAGAATGA
- the aspS gene encoding aspartate--tRNA ligase produces the protein MFRSHTCGELRISDVNKQVTLAGWVQRSRKMGGMTFIDLRDRYGITQLVFNEEVDAALCENANRLGREFVIQITGTVNERFSKNANIPTGDIEIIVSELNVLNAALTPPFTIEDNTDGGDDIRMKYRYLDLRRPSVRRNLELRHRMTIEVRRYLDSQGFIEVETPVLVGSTPEGARDFVVPSRMNPGQFYALPQSPQTLKQLLMVSGFDRYFQIAKCFRDEDLRADRQPEFTQIDCEMSFVEQNDIINLFEGMTKYLFKEIRGVELEGQFQRMAWADAMKYYGSDKPDLRFGMKFVELMDILKGHGFSVFDNAEYIGGICAEGAAQYTRKQLDALTEFVKRPQIGAKGMVYARVEEDGNVKSSVDKFYTQEVLQQVKEAFGAKPGDLILILSGDDTMKTRKQLCELRLEMGSQLGLRDKNTFACLWVVDFPMFEWSEQENRLMAMHHPFTHPKDEDIALLDTDPAAVRADAYDMVINGVEVGGGSIRIHDPKLQAKMFEILGFTPEKAEEQFGFLMNAFKYGAPPHGGLAYGLDRWVSLFAGLDSIRDCIAFPKNNSGRDVMLDAPAALDPSQLDELNLIVDIKE, from the coding sequence ATGTTTAGATCACACACCTGCGGAGAACTTCGTATCTCCGATGTCAATAAGCAAGTAACGCTGGCAGGTTGGGTGCAGCGCAGCCGCAAAATGGGAGGCATGACATTTATTGACCTCCGCGACCGTTACGGTATCACCCAGTTAGTTTTCAACGAAGAGGTGGACGCCGCACTTTGCGAGAACGCCAACCGCCTGGGACGCGAATTCGTCATTCAGATTACAGGAACGGTGAACGAACGCTTCAGCAAGAATGCCAATATCCCGACCGGAGATATTGAAATCATCGTATCGGAACTGAATGTGCTGAATGCAGCCCTGACACCTCCGTTCACCATCGAAGATAATACGGATGGTGGCGACGATATCCGCATGAAATACCGTTATCTGGATTTGCGTCGTCCGTCGGTACGTAGAAATCTGGAACTCCGCCATAGAATGACCATTGAGGTACGCCGCTACCTGGACAGCCAAGGCTTCATCGAAGTGGAAACTCCTGTACTGGTAGGCTCTACTCCGGAAGGTGCACGCGACTTTGTGGTACCCTCACGCATGAATCCGGGACAGTTCTACGCTTTGCCGCAAAGCCCACAGACCTTGAAACAATTGCTGATGGTATCCGGTTTCGACCGTTACTTCCAGATTGCCAAGTGTTTCCGTGACGAGGATCTTCGTGCCGACCGTCAGCCGGAATTTACTCAGATAGACTGTGAAATGTCTTTCGTGGAACAGAACGACATCATCAACCTGTTTGAAGGTATGACGAAATATCTGTTCAAAGAAATCCGCGGTGTGGAATTGGAAGGTCAGTTCCAGCGTATGGCATGGGCGGATGCCATGAAATATTATGGTAGCGACAAACCCGACTTGCGCTTCGGTATGAAGTTTGTGGAGCTGATGGACATACTGAAAGGTCATGGCTTCTCTGTATTTGATAACGCTGAATACATCGGTGGTATCTGTGCCGAAGGTGCCGCACAATACACCCGCAAACAACTGGATGCACTGACGGAATTCGTGAAGAGACCGCAGATCGGTGCAAAAGGTATGGTTTATGCCCGTGTAGAGGAAGATGGAAATGTAAAATCAAGCGTTGACAAATTCTATACGCAGGAAGTACTGCAACAGGTGAAAGAAGCTTTCGGTGCCAAACCGGGTGACTTGATTCTGATTTTGAGCGGCGACGACACCATGAAGACACGCAAGCAACTTTGCGAGCTTCGTCTGGAAATGGGTAGCCAGTTGGGACTGCGTGATAAGAATACATTTGCATGCCTGTGGGTGGTAGACTTCCCGATGTTTGAATGGAGCGAACAAGAAAACCGCTTGATGGCTATGCACCATCCGTTCACCCATCCTAAGGATGAAGACATTGCTTTATTGGACACTGATCCGGCAGCTGTACGTGCAGATGCTTATGATATGGTAATCAATGGTGTGGAAGTTGGTGGCGGTTCAATCCGTATCCACGATCCGAAGTTGCAGGCAAAGATGTTCGAAATCTTGGGATTCACTCCTGAAAAAGCAGAAGAGCAATTCGGATTCTTGATGAATGCATTCAAATACGGTGCACCTCCTCATGGCGGTCTGGCATATGGTCTTGATCGTTGGGTATCTCTCTTTGCCGGATTGGATAGTATCCGTGACTGCATCGCATTCCCGAAGAATAACAGTGGACGTGACGTGATGCTGGATGCTCCCGCGGCACTTGATCCGTCTCAGTTGGACGAACTGAATCTGATTGTAGATATTAAAGAATAA